Proteins from a single region of Pseudopedobacter saltans DSM 12145:
- a CDS encoding LruC domain-containing protein produces the protein MKKSTLTLSLLISIFLASCNKNSLTEQGLQAVDKYAPEGFNYSTTKNVDLIIQLKSRTDLPVNGVLTKVYYPGKTESGDEIASAISNEKGELTLSLVIPSHVEYLIVDPAYVGLMRNALVKVNNGPTRAVLGGREGYAGSVIPAGNLSAIKPSLSNSILSNSGVTYHYDKNDYDELGRPKNLLPLDNTVDFVQLMKEVNASLPERKDGIYLHPQYIANNTPSNLNLTVSSEVSLTFVHEGANYRNSLAYYTYPTGNKPSKIDDIKDIHLVFPNASLKGHTGAGNMLMGDKVKLGNFPAGTSIGFLLIQNAYNNDASISYSNTQFYSDQEFNQGSSAGLKRHNVLLYSQSQKVFLIGFEDMRRDMVAVSDNDFNDLVFFAQTSALNAIDPTNIPNLESNVTDSDGDGIPDTIDEFPNDPDRAYTRYYPAKNSWGTLAFEDQWPKEGDYDFNDLVVSYRYKFVMNSVNKVKDVIGNYVPLASGAVYRNGFGVEFPWGATGVKSVSGFRLQSNYITVDSKGLEIGQTNAVIIPFDNAKSLFKTSSAYVNTIAGNQKIKGDTVNVTLTFIGSEYEASVIGKVPFNPFMISDGVRGKEVHLPNNKPTKLANTGLFGTSADASKPEQNNYYITTDNRPFALHIADDFKYPIETVNIMDTYLHFKEWAASGGTNYKDWYLPNTGYTNSQNIYK, from the coding sequence ATGAAGAAATCTACTTTAACGCTCTCTTTATTAATAAGTATTTTTCTGGCTTCTTGTAACAAGAACTCTCTTACCGAGCAAGGGTTACAAGCAGTAGATAAATATGCTCCGGAAGGTTTTAATTATTCTACAACAAAGAATGTAGATCTTATTATTCAATTAAAGTCAAGAACCGATCTGCCTGTAAATGGAGTCCTTACCAAAGTGTACTATCCAGGTAAAACAGAGTCAGGAGACGAAATAGCCAGTGCAATAAGCAATGAAAAAGGGGAACTTACTTTAAGTTTGGTAATTCCGTCCCATGTGGAATACCTAATCGTAGATCCTGCTTATGTTGGTTTAATGAGAAATGCACTTGTTAAGGTAAATAATGGGCCTACCCGAGCAGTTTTGGGAGGACGTGAAGGATATGCTGGAAGTGTTATACCAGCCGGGAATCTATCTGCTATAAAACCATCTTTAAGTAACAGTATTCTTTCTAATTCAGGTGTAACTTATCATTACGATAAAAATGATTACGATGAACTGGGCAGGCCAAAAAATTTATTACCATTGGATAATACGGTAGATTTTGTTCAGTTAATGAAAGAAGTGAATGCATCCTTACCAGAAAGAAAAGACGGTATCTATCTGCATCCACAATATATTGCCAATAATACACCCAGCAATTTAAATTTAACCGTATCTTCTGAAGTTTCGCTAACTTTTGTTCACGAAGGAGCTAACTATAGAAACTCGCTAGCATACTACACTTATCCAACAGGAAACAAGCCTTCTAAAATAGATGATATTAAAGATATTCATCTGGTGTTTCCTAATGCTTCTTTAAAAGGACATACCGGCGCAGGTAATATGCTGATGGGAGATAAAGTTAAACTTGGCAATTTCCCGGCAGGAACTTCAATCGGTTTTCTGCTTATTCAGAATGCCTATAATAATGATGCTTCTATAAGTTATTCCAATACTCAGTTTTATAGTGATCAGGAGTTTAATCAGGGGAGTAGCGCAGGGTTGAAAAGACACAACGTTTTATTGTACAGTCAGTCTCAAAAAGTGTTTCTGATTGGTTTCGAGGACATGAGAAGAGACATGGTAGCAGTTTCTGATAACGACTTTAATGATTTGGTCTTTTTTGCTCAAACAAGTGCTTTGAATGCTATTGACCCCACAAATATTCCTAATTTGGAAAGCAATGTTACAGACAGTGATGGCGATGGTATTCCTGATACAATAGATGAGTTTCCTAATGATCCGGACCGGGCTTATACAAGGTATTATCCGGCTAAAAATAGTTGGGGAACTTTAGCATTTGAGGATCAATGGCCTAAAGAAGGCGATTACGATTTTAATGATCTGGTAGTTAGTTATCGTTATAAATTTGTAATGAATAGTGTCAATAAGGTGAAAGACGTTATTGGAAATTATGTCCCATTGGCTTCAGGTGCAGTTTATCGCAATGGATTTGGTGTGGAGTTCCCTTGGGGAGCAACTGGTGTAAAATCAGTAAGTGGATTCAGGTTACAATCAAATTATATCACCGTAGATTCAAAGGGATTGGAGATCGGACAAACTAATGCAGTGATTATTCCATTTGATAATGCTAAATCTCTATTTAAAACTTCTTCTGCTTATGTAAATACAATTGCAGGAAATCAAAAAATAAAAGGTGATACGGTAAATGTTACTCTTACTTTTATTGGATCAGAATATGAAGCTAGTGTAATTGGGAAAGTACCTTTCAATCCTTTTATGATAAGCGATGGAGTTAGAGGAAAAGAAGTTCATTTACCCAATAATAAACCTACAAAACTAGCTAATACAGGTTTATTTGGAACCTCGGCTGATGCTTCAAAACCAGAGCAGAACAATTATTACATCACTACAGATAACAGACCATTTGCATTGCATATAGCAGATGATTTTAAATATCCGATAGAAACTGTAAATATCATGGATACATACCTGCATTTTAAAGAATGGGCAGCATCTGGAGGAACGAATTATAAAGATTGGTATTTACCTAATACGGGTTACACCAATAGCCAAAATATATACAAATAA
- a CDS encoding LruC domain-containing protein: MKIKYLSILIIVFLAACRKDGLQVEDNGNKNLNEISVSPQFDWKTTRDVNFSISVSDDRFQNNSHVIAIYVGDPSKDGQLISKGAANLITPFNTKISLPVALQEVYVEKIDPTGERISGLVKVSAGKVSVAVGEAGIIGSVLRNNNTAAVKSGLSVLANPTSEVSPACPQSPNVTISAGGDYDFVNGQVYAITGNNYTVKAKQDIKAKIYICGTNITLKDFKLSDNAEIYVLNGASVNFYNDIEWKGNNATFKNFGTITGLKKLKVTNGGLFYNTQSLDLEDFEIYDKTSKVINFGSELKVKNNATNKGSFFNYGSFRVKGTYTAYSATDSYTKNTSNFIVEGGGTSTFKGKFVNDATLNLIEATELKFDSGVDTLINNGILTAEKAKIHNDGMINNNGTFTVKNIENHYDKSAGNNGTIINNCHLIVTEEFSNNGGIVHNYALIEVKVKSKLDDKSTLNLYNHAMFYTARMETADGIIAGYGSVSLVKADISDTKVATNGGVKFKGAFQYCTNITIPSARFDGVAKQGCDVYIAKTSCNTVGNGTAPIVIKPDTDGDGIIDEEDDYPNDPTKAFKNYSLNYSTGGSSVAFEDSWPLKGDYDLNDIVITYRYMIVTNAQNKVVQVNADYKLLATGGKFNNGAGIQFNLPAASAKNFTGKAGTYLESGQDSVVVILFEDSRKEQQTWNTNPGETVSPVVDYSITFDVVNGPLLSAFGVSAYNPFIWNNTTGYGRGYETHLLGKKATNKVNSNLFGTGDDNSKSGRTYSTHDNLPWALEIPTAPFKYPKERVAITDAYLKFAQWATSSGTEYPNWYTNSASGYINNSLLY, translated from the coding sequence ATGAAAATAAAATACTTATCGATTCTAATTATAGTATTTTTAGCAGCCTGTAGAAAAGATGGGTTACAAGTTGAAGATAATGGGAATAAGAACTTAAATGAAATTTCTGTATCTCCTCAATTTGACTGGAAAACAACACGTGACGTGAATTTTAGTATAAGCGTTAGTGATGACCGTTTTCAAAACAATAGCCATGTGATAGCTATTTATGTTGGAGATCCATCAAAAGACGGGCAATTAATATCAAAGGGTGCAGCCAATTTAATTACGCCATTTAACACAAAGATTTCTCTTCCTGTAGCACTGCAAGAGGTTTATGTGGAAAAAATAGATCCTACGGGGGAAAGGATTTCGGGACTTGTAAAAGTATCAGCGGGAAAAGTATCTGTAGCAGTTGGCGAAGCAGGAATTATAGGCTCTGTTTTACGGAATAATAATACTGCTGCTGTGAAATCCGGGCTATCTGTACTGGCAAATCCGACATCGGAAGTTAGTCCGGCATGTCCTCAATCTCCAAATGTTACTATTTCAGCAGGGGGTGATTATGACTTTGTAAACGGACAAGTATATGCAATTACAGGTAATAATTATACTGTAAAAGCTAAGCAGGATATTAAAGCCAAAATTTATATCTGTGGTACGAATATCACGCTTAAGGATTTTAAACTTAGTGATAATGCTGAGATATATGTGTTAAATGGTGCTTCGGTTAATTTTTATAATGATATTGAGTGGAAGGGCAATAATGCAACATTTAAGAACTTTGGTACTATAACAGGGTTAAAGAAACTGAAAGTCACCAATGGGGGATTATTTTATAATACCCAAAGTTTAGATCTGGAAGATTTTGAGATTTATGATAAAACAAGTAAAGTAATCAATTTCGGATCGGAATTAAAGGTAAAAAATAATGCTACTAATAAAGGGTCTTTCTTTAACTATGGCTCTTTTAGAGTAAAAGGAACTTATACAGCGTATTCTGCAACTGATTCATATACAAAAAACACTTCTAACTTTATTGTTGAGGGGGGAGGCACTTCCACATTTAAAGGAAAGTTTGTTAATGATGCAACTCTGAATCTTATAGAGGCTACAGAATTGAAATTTGATAGTGGTGTTGATACTTTGATTAATAATGGGATTTTAACAGCAGAGAAAGCTAAAATTCATAACGATGGTATGATTAATAATAATGGGACTTTTACCGTTAAAAATATAGAGAACCATTATGATAAATCCGCTGGGAATAATGGTACAATTATAAACAACTGTCATTTAATTGTTACCGAGGAATTTAGTAACAATGGAGGTATAGTTCATAACTATGCTTTGATTGAAGTGAAAGTTAAAAGTAAATTAGATGATAAGAGTACTTTGAATTTATATAATCATGCTATGTTTTATACTGCCAGAATGGAAACAGCAGATGGAATAATAGCAGGATATGGTTCTGTGTCTTTAGTAAAGGCAGATATATCTGATACTAAAGTAGCAACTAATGGTGGTGTTAAATTTAAAGGTGCTTTCCAATATTGTACAAATATTACTATTCCATCAGCTAGATTTGACGGAGTAGCAAAACAAGGATGTGATGTTTATATAGCAAAAACTTCTTGTAATACTGTAGGAAATGGAACAGCTCCTATAGTAATAAAACCGGACACAGACGGTGATGGAATAATTGACGAAGAGGATGATTATCCAAACGATCCAACAAAGGCATTTAAAAACTATAGCTTAAATTACAGTACAGGCGGTTCATCAGTGGCATTCGAAGACAGCTGGCCTTTAAAAGGTGATTACGACCTTAACGATATTGTTATTACCTATCGCTATATGATCGTAACCAATGCACAGAACAAAGTGGTTCAGGTTAATGCAGATTACAAGCTATTGGCTACGGGGGGCAAATTTAATAACGGAGCAGGTATTCAGTTCAATCTCCCTGCTGCATCAGCTAAAAACTTCACAGGTAAAGCAGGAACTTATTTAGAAAGCGGTCAGGACAGTGTTGTTGTCATCTTATTTGAAGACAGCCGAAAAGAGCAGCAAACCTGGAATACCAACCCGGGAGAAACCGTATCACCGGTGGTAGATTACAGTATTACTTTTGATGTGGTTAACGGGCCTTTATTAAGTGCTTTCGGTGTTAGTGCGTACAATCCATTTATCTGGAATAACACAACAGGTTATGGAAGAGGATATGAAACACATTTATTGGGCAAGAAAGCGACTAATAAGGTAAATTCAAATCTTTTTGGAACAGGCGACGATAATTCCAAAAGTGGCAGAACATACTCAACGCATGACAACCTGCCTTGGGCTCTGGAAATCCCGACTGCACCTTTCAAATATCCGAAGGAGCGTGTAGCAATTACAGATGCATATTTGAAATTTGCACAATGGGCGACATCCAGCGGAACAGAATATCCTAACTGGTACACAAATTCAGCCTCCGGCTACATAAATAATTCACTATTATATTAA
- a CDS encoding LruC domain-containing protein, with the protein MKIKYFSILAIAFLAACKKDDVSVSDFGKSLSEVNISAQFDWKTTHDVNFSIGVSDSRFADKKHVITIYSGDPGNGGQIILKGSATLVEPYNAKIALPITIAQVYVVKTAPDGSTVSGAVNLTSTNVSVAISENSVVGPVSGIKSVKSFASGFSILSAPVAEPSPAVPVGAIVVSSSYQNGYNFEANKTYVINGNNIEINNINEVRGAVYVTGTNVALRGAKLLAGSELYILSGASVNFQNFNYNGNGNAIFKIFGAVTGLDNLHVKGTFYNTKDLKINGVLYVSEGSTATNFGSTLEVTANLDNAGTFNNHGILTVRGNLNSNNNNPAFVNTGIVNLYDNSTYTGTFRNDNTFSVTRGEINLNGPSMINNGTLIATNSKINVSGTVSNNGSVTVRELNNTGSGKIINNCKWWVLTDFNNDSKFDNYSYLQVDNGSNLKGTFNLYNGAMLSTKYLWAADGIIEGFGNDTSLVKVITSSNEGVSANGGVKFKGKFQYCDPSRTINPSRFDGVAKQGCGVYIAKTSCNTVGNGTAPAPIKPDTDGDGIIDEEDDYPNDPTKAFKNYSLNYSTGGSSVAFEDSWPLKGDYDLNDIVITYRYMIVTNAQNKVVQVNADYKLLATGGKFNNGAGIQFNLPAASAKNFTGKAGTYLESGQDSVVVILFEDSRKEQQTWNTNPGETVSPVVDYSITFDVVNGPLLSAFGVSAYNPFIWNNTTGYGRGYETHLLGKKATNKVNSNLFGTGDDNSKSGRTYSTHDNLPWALEIPTAPFKYPKERVAITDAYLKFAQWAASSGTEYPNWYTNSASGYVNNSLLY; encoded by the coding sequence ATGAAAATAAAATACTTTTCCATTTTAGCAATCGCTTTTTTAGCAGCATGTAAAAAGGATGATGTTTCGGTAAGTGATTTTGGAAAAAGCTTGAGTGAAGTAAATATTTCAGCTCAGTTTGATTGGAAAACAACACATGATGTGAATTTTAGTATCGGTGTAAGCGATTCCAGATTTGCCGACAAAAAACATGTGATTACCATTTATAGTGGTGATCCAGGTAATGGTGGTCAAATTATTTTAAAAGGTTCTGCAACTCTTGTTGAACCTTATAATGCAAAAATTGCATTACCAATAACCATAGCACAAGTTTATGTGGTAAAAACAGCTCCCGACGGAAGTACAGTATCCGGTGCTGTTAACCTTACTTCAACAAATGTGTCCGTTGCAATTAGTGAAAATAGTGTGGTTGGCCCTGTCTCAGGAATTAAATCTGTTAAATCATTTGCCTCTGGATTTTCAATTTTAAGTGCTCCGGTTGCTGAACCGAGCCCGGCAGTTCCTGTCGGTGCAATCGTTGTTTCTTCAAGCTACCAAAATGGATATAATTTTGAAGCAAATAAAACTTATGTTATCAATGGAAACAACATTGAAATCAATAACATTAATGAAGTAAGAGGTGCGGTTTATGTAACCGGTACCAACGTAGCTTTAAGGGGTGCCAAATTACTGGCTGGATCTGAATTATACATTTTGAGCGGAGCATCTGTTAACTTCCAGAATTTCAATTATAATGGAAACGGAAATGCGATATTTAAAATCTTTGGAGCTGTAACTGGTTTAGATAATCTGCATGTTAAAGGGACTTTTTATAATACAAAAGATCTGAAAATTAACGGTGTTCTTTATGTTTCAGAAGGAAGTACGGCGACAAACTTCGGTTCTACGTTAGAAGTAACGGCGAATTTAGACAATGCAGGTACATTTAATAACCATGGTATTTTAACAGTAAGAGGAAACCTTAATTCAAATAACAATAACCCTGCTTTCGTAAATACAGGTATAGTTAATCTTTATGACAACTCTACTTATACAGGAACATTTAGAAATGATAATACTTTTAGTGTAACAAGGGGGGAGATTAATCTGAATGGGCCTAGTATGATTAATAACGGTACATTAATAGCCACAAACTCAAAAATTAATGTTTCAGGTACGGTATCTAATAATGGATCTGTTACTGTTAGAGAGCTGAATAATACAGGTTCGGGAAAAATTATCAATAACTGCAAATGGTGGGTATTAACAGATTTCAACAACGACAGTAAATTCGATAATTATAGTTACCTGCAGGTAGATAACGGAAGTAACCTGAAAGGAACTTTTAATCTATATAACGGTGCTATGTTGTCTACAAAATATCTTTGGGCAGCAGACGGTATTATTGAAGGTTTTGGTAATGATACATCACTGGTGAAAGTTATTACTTCATCTAATGAGGGAGTTTCCGCAAATGGAGGCGTTAAATTTAAGGGTAAATTTCAATACTGTGATCCTAGTCGTACTATAAATCCATCCAGATTTGACGGAGTAGCAAAGCAAGGTTGTGGGGTTTATATAGCTAAAACTTCTTGTAATACTGTAGGAAATGGAACAGCTCCTGCGCCGATAAAACCAGATACAGATGGCGATGGTATAATTGACGAAGAGGACGATTATCCAAACGATCCAACAAAGGCATTTAAAAACTATAGCTTAAATTACAGTACAGGCGGTTCATCAGTGGCATTCGAAGACAGCTGGCCTTTAAAAGGTGATTATGACCTTAACGATATTGTTATTACCTATCGCTATATGATCGTAACCAATGCACAGAACAAAGTGGTTCAGGTTAATGCAGATTACAAGCTATTGGCTACGGGGGGCAAATTTAATAACGGAGCAGGTATTCAGTTCAATCTCCCTGCTGCATCAGCTAAAAACTTCACAGGTAAAGCAGGAACTTATTTAGAAAGCGGTCAGGACAGTGTTGTTGTCATCTTATTTGAAGACAGCCGAAAAGAGCAGCAAACCTGGAATACCAACCCGGGAGAAACCGTATCACCGGTGGTAGATTACAGTATTACTTTTGATGTGGTTAACGGGCCTTTATTAAGTGCTTTCGGTGTTAGTGCGTACAATCCATTTATCTGGAATAACACAACAGGTTATGGAAGAGGATATGAAACACATTTATTGGGCAAGAAAGCGACTAATAAGGTAAATTCAAATCTTTTTGGAACAGGCGACGATAATTCCAAAAGTGGCAGAACATACTCAACGCATGACAACCTGCCTTGGGCTCTGGAAATCCCGACTGCACCTTTCAAATATCCGAAGGAGCGTGTAGCAATTACAGATGCATATTTGAAATTTGCACAATGGGCGGCATCCAGCGGAACAGAATATCCTAATTGGTATACAAATTCAGCTTCCGGATATGTAAATAACTCATTGTTATATTAA